In Ipomoea triloba cultivar NCNSP0323 chromosome 7, ASM357664v1, a single genomic region encodes these proteins:
- the LOC116024145 gene encoding uncharacterized protein LOC116024145: protein MMNSGFLNFAVNIPKLEHFEGVGFRRWQKKMKFLLAALNVEYVLSTPKPVEQENETLEVTRRRLKWENDDLACRGHILNGMSDTLFYIYQYEESSKDLWDVLEAKYISEDASSKKFLVSEFNEFRMVDNRSVMEQFHEIVRILGQIRHHGMNMDDSIAIASIIDKLPLSWNKVHRALMQRKEELTMEQLGSHLYVEEGIRQKESKKKSGGRLIGASGSTINFVDEGNPYGNRKGKGKPGKTSKSSKFKKNGKGKGKAWVKFKKNGKGKGKAWVKC, encoded by the coding sequence ATGATGAACTCTGGGTTCCTTAACTTTGCTGTCAACATTCCAAAGTTGGAACACTTTGAAGGCGTGGGCTTTCGCAGATGgcaaaagaagatgaagttcctccTTGCGGCCCTGAATGTGGAATATGTGTTGAGCACCCCGAAGCCAGTGGAGCAAGAGAATGAGACGCTTGAAGTCACCCGTCGCCGACTCAAATGGGAGAATGATGATCTCGCCTGCCGTGGCCATATTCTGAACGGTATGTCTGACAcccttttttatatttatcaatatgaGGAATCCTCTAAGGATCTGTGGGATGTGCTTGAGGCAAAATATATATCTGAGGATGCCTCTAGCAAGAAATTCCTGGTAAGTGAATTCAATGAATTCAGAATGGTGGACAATCGCTCAGTCATGGAACAATTCCATGAGATTGTCAGAATCCTTGGACAGATAAGGCACCATGGCATGAATATGGATGACTCCATTGCCATTGCCAGTATTATAGACAAGTTGCCACTTTCATGGAATAAGGTACATCGTGCCTTGATGCAAAGGAAGGAAGAACTTACCATGGAGCAACTGGGTTCCCACCTGTATGTGGAGGAAGGGATCAGACAGAAAGAGAGTAAGAAAAAGAGCGGTGGGAGGTTAATCGGAGCTTCGGGTTCTACCATCAACTTTGTTGATGAAGGCAACCCATATGGGAACCGCAAAGGGAAAGGGAAACCGGGAAAGACCTCAAAATCTTCTAAGTTTAAGAAGAATGGAAAAGGGAAAGGAAAGGCATGGGTTAAGTTTAAGAAGAATGGAAAAGGGAAAGGAAAGGCATGGGTTAAATGCTAG